A window of Apium graveolens cultivar Ventura chromosome 8, ASM990537v1, whole genome shotgun sequence contains these coding sequences:
- the LOC141678425 gene encoding uncharacterized protein LOC141678425 isoform X1, which produces MLMYVYFMLPAYIYMCVMLGHVFLIYRMGDVRKILRFDWRSEIVELVVDPEKCTLLDLIVEYEEEGKKLGQKLNYSYPTFTYVFQQRHWKLEKDVELIKMFDKLSDRSVITIWVGTTLKPNSLYKLVISLRSKNEGADNARPDDNIALPNDDFPSLDEIDDTSVNQTTKEQTKAKTITKTKAKPKVKPKLKVNTALPPSISPNTAFKSLTIQRSPRFSPQQNINLTSPTPVSAPTSASDQSMFARKIPKTIAKRKGYTAESDNQMGEIGGSVRFKSANWKVEFYGEIVCVENVSEENNNAEESTYDVVDNNSDS; this is translated from the coding sequence ATGTTGATGTATGTATATTTTATGTTGcctgcatatatatatatgtgtgtgatgTTAGGTCATGTTTTTTTAATTTACAGAATGGGTGATGTTAGGAAGATATTAAGGTTTGATTGGAGAAGTGAAATTGTAGAACTGGTAGTTGACCCAGAAAAATGTACTCTTTTGGATTTAATCGTTGAGTATGAAGAAGAAGGCAAGAAATTGGGTCAGAAGTTAAATTATAGTTATCCAACTTTCACTTATGTTTTTCAACAGAGACATTGGAAATTAGAAAAGGATGTTGAATTAATAAAAATGTTTGATAAATTGTCAGATAGAAGTGTAATTACTATATGGGTAGGTACTACTTTAAAGCCTAATTCTCTATATAAGTTGGTTATCAGTTTGAGAAGTAAAAATGAAGGTGCAGACAATGCACGACCGGATGATAATATAGCATTACCAAATGATGACTTCCCTTCTTTAGATGAGATTGATGACACCTCAGTGAACCAAACCACCAAGGAACAAACAAAGGCCAAAACTATTACAAAGACAAAAGCTAAACCTAAAGTTAAACCAAAACTTAAAGTTAACACTGCCCTGCCACCTTCAATATCACCTAATACAGCCTTCAAGAGTTTAACCATTCAGAGGAGTCCAAGATTTTCTCCTCAACAGAATATTAACTTGACATCTCCTACACCAGTCAGTGCTCCAACATCAGCCTCCGATCAGTCTATGTTTGCTCGAAAAATTCCAAAAACCATAGCGAAGAGGAAAGGTTATACAGCTGAGAGTGACAATCAAATGGGGGAGATTGGGGGATCAGTTAGGTTCAAAAGTGCCAATTGGAAGGTTGAGTTTTATGGTGAAATTGTGTGTGTTGAGAATGTGAGTGAGGAGAACAACAATGCTGAAGAATCTACTTATGATGTTGTTGATAATAACTCTGATAGCTAA
- the LOC141678425 gene encoding uncharacterized protein LOC141678425 isoform X2, with the protein MGDVRKILRFDWRSEIVELVVDPEKCTLLDLIVEYEEEGKKLGQKLNYSYPTFTYVFQQRHWKLEKDVELIKMFDKLSDRSVITIWVGTTLKPNSLYKLVISLRSKNEGADNARPDDNIALPNDDFPSLDEIDDTSVNQTTKEQTKAKTITKTKAKPKVKPKLKVNTALPPSISPNTAFKSLTIQRSPRFSPQQNINLTSPTPVSAPTSASDQSMFARKIPKTIAKRKGYTAESDNQMGEIGGSVRFKSANWKVEFYGEIVCVENVSEENNNAEESTYDVVDNNSDS; encoded by the coding sequence ATGGGTGATGTTAGGAAGATATTAAGGTTTGATTGGAGAAGTGAAATTGTAGAACTGGTAGTTGACCCAGAAAAATGTACTCTTTTGGATTTAATCGTTGAGTATGAAGAAGAAGGCAAGAAATTGGGTCAGAAGTTAAATTATAGTTATCCAACTTTCACTTATGTTTTTCAACAGAGACATTGGAAATTAGAAAAGGATGTTGAATTAATAAAAATGTTTGATAAATTGTCAGATAGAAGTGTAATTACTATATGGGTAGGTACTACTTTAAAGCCTAATTCTCTATATAAGTTGGTTATCAGTTTGAGAAGTAAAAATGAAGGTGCAGACAATGCACGACCGGATGATAATATAGCATTACCAAATGATGACTTCCCTTCTTTAGATGAGATTGATGACACCTCAGTGAACCAAACCACCAAGGAACAAACAAAGGCCAAAACTATTACAAAGACAAAAGCTAAACCTAAAGTTAAACCAAAACTTAAAGTTAACACTGCCCTGCCACCTTCAATATCACCTAATACAGCCTTCAAGAGTTTAACCATTCAGAGGAGTCCAAGATTTTCTCCTCAACAGAATATTAACTTGACATCTCCTACACCAGTCAGTGCTCCAACATCAGCCTCCGATCAGTCTATGTTTGCTCGAAAAATTCCAAAAACCATAGCGAAGAGGAAAGGTTATACAGCTGAGAGTGACAATCAAATGGGGGAGATTGGGGGATCAGTTAGGTTCAAAAGTGCCAATTGGAAGGTTGAGTTTTATGGTGAAATTGTGTGTGTTGAGAATGTGAGTGAGGAGAACAACAATGCTGAAGAATCTACTTATGATGTTGTTGATAATAACTCTGATAGCTAA